The proteins below are encoded in one region of Chrysemys picta bellii isolate R12L10 chromosome 4, ASM1138683v2, whole genome shotgun sequence:
- the DCAF4 gene encoding DDB1- and CUL4-associated factor 4, with the protein MKRNNWRSKEKEGWSNRRQTHHPNHYRRPNHCSFTERCEQEEPWNSLNADTSNSGSSSEVCPSSPVPELPGFYYDPEKNRYFRLLPGHNNYNPLTKESLQYKEMECKRLKLLEEEEMQKKKTSRAGLNSSLVLRKRQLGLLSSTNYCRLVHELKVNCMQRRKVEIRSPDSSVTGTNNFKLIVADTACERIFTVNDVEHGGCKYGIINLSGLGKDSLTVEMYDNLYFTNRKVNSVCWASLTHQDSHVLLCLMGIAETPGCASLLPASLFSNSNPGDQPGMLCSFKISTAWSCAWCLNPQADNCFSTGLMRRVLVTNAMTGHRQTFGTSSDVLAQQFATQTPVLYNGCRSGEVFSIDIRQRSRRGHSWKAVRLFHDSAVTSVRLLQAEYYLMAADMAGKIKLWDLRAVKCVKQYEGHHNEYATLPLQINEDEGLVTAVGQDCYTRIWSLQDAHLLRMIPSPHPSSRDSIPSVVFSSRLGGRRGVPGLLMAVKQDLYHFSYNSDNPCCP; encoded by the exons ATGAAGAGAAACAATTGGAGAAGTAAAGAAAAGGAGGGGTGGAGCAATCGCAGACAAACCCACCATCCCAACCACTACAGAAGACCCAACCATTGTAGCTTTACTGAAAG GTGTGAACAAGAGGAACCATGGAACTCACTGAATGCAGACACCAGCAACAGCGGATCCTCTTCTGAAGTATGTCCTAGCTCTCCAGTGCCTG AACTACCAGGATTTTACTATGACCCTGAAAAGAACCGCTATTTCCGCCTGCTCCCTGGACATAATAACTACAACCCTCTCACCAAAGAGAGCCTCCAGTACAAGGAGATGGAGTGCAAGAGACTGAAGCTCTTAGAAGAGGAGGAAATGCAAAAGAAG AAAACATCCAGAGCTGGATTGAACTCATCACTTGTCTTACGCAAGAGGCAGTTAGGGTTACTCAGCTCCACCAATTATTGCAG ATTGGTCCACGAATTAAAGGTGAACTGCATGCAGAGGAGGAAGGTAGAGATTCGGAGCCCAGATTCCTCAGTTACTGGAACCAACAATTTTAAACTAATAGTG GCAGACACGGCTTGTGAGCGGATATTCACTGTGAATGATGTAGAACATGGAGGGTGTAAATATGGTATCATCAACCTCAGTGGCTTAGGGAAGGACTCTCTCACGGTGGAGATGTATGACAACCTGTACTTCACAAACCGCAAG GTGAATTCTGTGTGCTGGGCATCGCTGACTCATCAAGATTCCCATGTTTt GTTGTGCCTCATGGGGATTGCAGAAACTCCAGGCTGTGCCAGTCTGCTTCCAGCATCCTTATTCAGCAACTCTAACCCAG GAGATCAGCCTGGAATGTTGTGCAGCTTCAAGATCTCTACTGCCTGGTCCTGTGCTTGGTGCCTGAACCCCCAGGCTGATAACTGCTTCAGCACAG GGCTGATGCGACGAGTCCTTGTGACCAATGCAATGACTGGTCATCGGCAGACATTTGGAACAAGCAGTGATGTACTGGCACAACAGTTTGCTACCCAG ACTCCAGTGCTGTACAATGGCTGCCGTTCAGGGGAGGTTTTCAGCATTGACATTCGTCAGCGCAGCCGGAGGGGCCACAGCTGGAAAGCTGTCCGTCTCTTCCATGACTCAGCAGTCACATCTGTGCGCCTTCTCCAAGCTGAGTACTATCTTATGGCAGCAGACATGGCTGGAAAG ATAAAGCTGTGGGACCTGAGAGCAGTGAAGTGTGTGAAACAGTACGAGGGCCATCATAACGAATATGCTACTCTCCCTCTGCAAATAAATGAGGATGAAGGGCTTGTTACAGCAG TTGGTCAGGATTGCTACACAAGAATTTGGAGTCTCCAAGATGCCCATCTGCTCAGAATGATTCCCTCTCCACACCCATCCTCCAGGgactccatccccagtgtggtgttCTCTTCGAGACTCGGAGGCAGACGAGGAGTTCCTGGCCTCCTCATGGCAGTCAAGCAGGATCTCTACCACTTCTCTTACAACTCAGATAATCCATGTTGTCCCTAG